From the genome of Sporosarcina sp. 6E9, one region includes:
- a CDS encoding rhomboid family intramembrane serine protease, protein MFTRTESFSEYIRFYPMVTIFLFINIVVFLITLLPGIGYIVLDSGMGINYLIADGEWWRFITPMFLHGGFMHILFNMFCLFVFGPELEKLTGKMRFTTLFMLTGIFANVATYFFQDLSYAHLGASGAIFGMFGAFGALVYYTKHAMPQLRQIILPIIVISVIMTFVGPNINVTAHITGLVVGFLIGLSYFNPKRILSWKNR, encoded by the coding sequence ATGTTTACGCGTACAGAAAGCTTTTCCGAATACATTCGATTTTATCCAATGGTAACGATTTTCTTGTTTATAAATATAGTTGTTTTCCTCATTACGTTACTTCCGGGCATCGGTTACATCGTATTGGATAGCGGTATGGGTATAAACTATCTGATTGCTGACGGCGAATGGTGGCGTTTTATCACGCCCATGTTTTTACACGGTGGATTTATGCATATTCTTTTTAATATGTTTTGTTTATTTGTATTTGGTCCTGAACTAGAAAAGTTAACAGGTAAAATGCGTTTTACGACGTTATTTATGCTTACCGGTATTTTCGCTAACGTAGCGACATACTTTTTTCAAGATCTCAGTTATGCACATCTAGGTGCGAGTGGCGCCATTTTTGGTATGTTCGGCGCATTTGGTGCGCTTGTTTATTATACGAAACACGCAATGCCACAACTTCGCCAAATCATTTTACCGATAATCGTGATTAGTGTTATCATGACGTTCGTTGGTCCGAATATAAACGTAACCGCTCATATAACCGGACTAGTTGTCGGATTTCTCATCGGGCTGAGCTACTTTAATCCGAAGAGAATTTTGAGTTGGAAGAATCGATAA
- a CDS encoding PP2C family protein-serine/threonine phosphatase yields the protein MPKEVEKQYKAIVNRYINTKSENDLYAGQKFSRRFIEKEISPEEVIGIHKSALMELFKDAPEDFWHSFDFLIEMMIHYGLALQEHQSLVRKQEELNLEMKIAEKVQNTLLKTKVPTFSELDIGFLTVPAKQMSGDYIYFLSDDSNYASVAVADVIGKGIPAALCMSMIKFGMDNMRGQNSSPRVVLDVVNRIVEESVDDSMFISMFYGKYEVEGSLFSYASAGHEPVLLYKAATDSFIMLDAKGLLLGVHPNVIYEERSVVLDEGDFIAMMTDGVTETRTEDGFIDDEVIKGILKSVKDEPAQKIADTVYQQLGEMQNFQLHDDFSIVIFKKEIK from the coding sequence ATGCCAAAAGAAGTAGAAAAACAGTATAAAGCAATCGTCAATCGATATATCAACACGAAAAGTGAAAATGATTTATATGCGGGGCAGAAATTTAGTAGACGCTTTATCGAAAAAGAAATATCGCCAGAAGAAGTCATCGGAATTCATAAGTCAGCGTTAATGGAGTTGTTCAAAGACGCACCTGAAGACTTTTGGCATTCATTTGATTTCCTGATTGAAATGATGATCCATTATGGACTTGCACTACAAGAGCATCAAAGTTTAGTTCGCAAACAAGAGGAACTAAACCTCGAAATGAAAATCGCAGAAAAAGTTCAAAATACATTATTGAAAACGAAGGTTCCGACATTTAGCGAACTGGATATTGGATTTTTAACTGTACCTGCTAAACAAATGAGCGGAGATTATATTTACTTTCTAAGTGACGATTCTAACTACGCAAGTGTTGCCGTTGCAGATGTTATCGGGAAAGGAATTCCTGCCGCCCTTTGCATGTCCATGATTAAATTTGGAATGGATAATATGCGTGGACAAAATTCAAGTCCGCGTGTCGTTCTTGATGTTGTAAATAGAATTGTTGAAGAAAGTGTTGATGATTCAATGTTTATTTCAATGTTCTACGGAAAGTATGAAGTAGAAGGCTCTTTATTTTCCTATGCATCCGCAGGTCACGAACCTGTTCTATTATACAAAGCGGCTACTGATTCTTTTATTATGCTAGATGCAAAAGGCCTGCTGCTCGGCGTACATCCAAATGTTATTTACGAAGAACGAAGTGTCGTTTTAGATGAAGGCGACTTCATAGCTATGATGACGGATGGTGTAACCGAAACGAGAACTGAAGACGGATTTATTGATGATGAAGTTATTAAAGGGATTTTAAAATCCGTAAAAGATGAGCCAGCCCAAAAAATTGCAGATACGGTTTATCAGCAACTTGGGGAAATGCAGAATTTCCAACTACATGATGACTTTTCAATCGTGATATTCAAAAAAGAAATAAAATAG
- a CDS encoding anti-sigma regulatory factor, which translates to MECRSSVDIYTEWDIVAARQLGRDEAKNIGFGTVDQARITTAISELARNIYLYAGKGNIKIERIFKNGQSGMTIIASDEGPGIADLRKVMNDGYSTSGGLGAGMPGVRRLMDEFNVQSEQGVGTTITTVKWLR; encoded by the coding sequence ATGGAGTGCCGATCGTCTGTAGATATATATACAGAGTGGGACATTGTAGCTGCACGTCAGCTTGGGCGGGACGAAGCGAAAAATATTGGTTTTGGCACCGTTGACCAAGCAAGGATAACGACGGCGATAAGCGAACTGGCCCGTAATATCTATTTATATGCAGGTAAAGGTAATATTAAGATTGAACGAATTTTTAAAAATGGCCAATCTGGAATGACGATTATCGCATCGGATGAAGGACCTGGAATTGCCGATCTTCGGAAAGTGATGAATGATGGTTATTCGACATCGGGTGGACTAGGCGCGGGAATGCCGGGAGTCCGAAGACTTATGGATGAATTTAATGTCCAGTCTGAACAAGGTGTTGGAACCACCATCACCACGGTGAAATGGCTTCGTTAA
- a CDS encoding RsbT co-antagonist protein RsbRA, producing the protein MNNIMENFIHENIDSILEKWACRMKDVEEERFFHFMPDELIDKTSKEFAELMTSNLQNTGSINSEKLVDFTEKVVRFGWSIKFVNKSIENFSDATFEMMEEHGVIDESNARDYMRTFSKWISPLRDSIIDAYAIEWERTVKLQRIALQELSASLIPVFEKISVMPLVGTIDTERAKLIMENILEGVVKQRAEVVLLDITGVPVVDTMVAHHIIQAADAVRLIGAKCMLVGIRPEIAQTIVALGIELDNFTTTSTLQRGMQEALKLTNRKIVEVESL; encoded by the coding sequence ATGAATAACATAATGGAAAACTTCATTCACGAAAATATTGATAGCATTCTTGAAAAATGGGCGTGTCGTATGAAAGATGTTGAGGAAGAACGCTTTTTTCATTTTATGCCGGACGAGCTAATTGACAAGACAAGCAAAGAATTTGCGGAATTAATGACTTCTAATCTTCAAAATACCGGATCGATTAACTCTGAAAAACTAGTAGATTTCACGGAGAAAGTGGTTCGTTTTGGTTGGTCGATAAAATTTGTCAACAAATCTATCGAGAACTTTTCAGACGCTACGTTTGAGATGATGGAAGAACACGGTGTCATTGATGAGTCAAATGCTAGAGATTATATGAGGACTTTCAGCAAATGGATATCGCCCCTTCGCGATAGTATTATCGATGCCTATGCTATTGAATGGGAACGTACTGTGAAATTACAAAGAATTGCACTACAAGAACTTTCTGCATCGCTGATTCCTGTATTTGAAAAAATATCGGTCATGCCGCTTGTTGGCACAATCGATACTGAGCGCGCAAAATTAATCATGGAAAACATTCTGGAAGGTGTGGTGAAACAGCGTGCTGAGGTTGTTTTACTCGACATAACAGGCGTTCCCGTTGTTGATACAATGGTTGCTCATCATATCATACAAGCTGCGGATGCCGTCCGATTAATTGGCGCGAAATGCATGCTTGTCGGAATACGCCCAGAAATCGCTCAGACAATTGTCGCCCTTGGAATTGAATTGGATAATTTCACAACTACAAGCACTTTGCAACGTGGGATGCAGGAAGCCCTCAAACTCACGAATCGCAAAATAGTGGAGGTAGAAAGCTTATGA
- a CDS encoding PH domain-containing protein, producing the protein MSEERNKLHWITALIEVLKTLKEMILPLIVIVFANGLQDSGTGKWYWDYLTFIIFGVLIIVFFITGIIKWKRFVYWFEDDELRIEYGLFVKKKRYIPFHRIQSLDYTEGILHRPLKLVKVKVETAGGADIMKSDAELTAITKEAAKRIEEKMAEAKQNIVHKPDDIEGLEAVVEPRPKLKLVYKMTSKDLLVLATTSGGIGLILSGVLIFLVQFAEFIPFDKMYIEISEFIKYGLLIVAIAVFLVLLVIWGISVLMTYLGYYGFTVELDKEDLVISRGLIEKKRVTVPLNRVQSVRIIENPFRQLFGYANVVIDNAGGGLGDSARINLFPLLKKSAINGPLKEIFPDLIVDEPTRKVPDRGKRYYYRIDFLWMIPAIVALTYYFYPYGLFSIAIIPIIVLWGLFQHRSAAFEMFGNQLTMRFRGISLQTAYMMKNRIQSMEMKQNYFHRKKNVAVVSARVKSGVGVFNAQVSYMEEEDANQILDWYEPVRVQGIETDVIVENNLD; encoded by the coding sequence ATGTCTGAAGAGCGTAACAAACTGCATTGGATTACAGCGCTGATAGAAGTATTAAAAACGTTGAAAGAAATGATTCTCCCGTTAATCGTAATTGTCTTTGCAAACGGTCTGCAAGATTCTGGCACGGGGAAATGGTATTGGGATTACTTGACGTTTATTATTTTCGGTGTACTCATCATCGTATTTTTCATAACTGGAATTATTAAATGGAAACGGTTTGTTTATTGGTTCGAAGACGATGAATTACGTATTGAATATGGGTTATTTGTAAAAAAGAAACGGTATATTCCCTTTCATCGTATTCAAAGTCTTGATTATACGGAAGGGATTTTACATCGCCCACTTAAGTTAGTAAAGGTCAAAGTGGAAACTGCAGGCGGCGCAGATATAATGAAATCAGATGCCGAATTGACGGCGATTACGAAAGAAGCAGCAAAGCGGATCGAAGAAAAGATGGCGGAAGCTAAACAAAATATAGTGCACAAACCGGATGATATTGAAGGACTTGAAGCAGTTGTTGAACCAAGGCCAAAATTGAAATTGGTTTATAAAATGACTAGTAAAGATTTGCTTGTTCTTGCGACCACATCGGGTGGGATAGGTTTAATCTTGTCCGGGGTATTAATCTTTCTCGTCCAATTCGCGGAATTTATTCCATTTGACAAAATGTATATAGAAATTTCCGAGTTTATCAAGTATGGCCTCTTAATCGTTGCCATCGCGGTGTTTCTGGTTTTGTTAGTTATCTGGGGGATTTCCGTTTTAATGACTTATTTGGGTTATTACGGATTTACAGTGGAGCTCGACAAAGAAGATCTGGTGATTTCTCGTGGATTAATCGAAAAAAAGCGAGTAACTGTACCGCTCAACCGCGTACAAAGTGTCCGTATTATTGAAAATCCATTCAGACAGCTCTTTGGTTATGCAAATGTTGTCATTGACAATGCGGGTGGGGGTCTCGGAGATAGTGCGCGCATTAATTTATTTCCATTACTGAAAAAGTCCGCCATAAACGGTCCGCTGAAAGAAATATTTCCGGATTTAATTGTGGATGAACCGACTCGGAAAGTACCGGATCGCGGGAAACGCTATTACTACCGAATCGATTTTCTATGGATGATTCCAGCTATCGTTGCACTAACGTATTATTTCTATCCATACGGATTGTTTTCAATCGCAATCATCCCCATCATCGTATTATGGGGGTTGTTCCAACATCGATCGGCAGCGTTTGAGATGTTTGGAAACCAACTAACGATGCGCTTTCGAGGAATCAGTTTACAAACAGCTTATATGATGAAAAACCGAATCCAATCGATGGAAATGAAACAAAATTACTTTCATCGAAAAAAGAATGTCGCGGTCGTTTCCGCACGTGTCAAATCGGGTGTCGGGGTGTTTAATGCACAAGTGAGCTATATGGAAGAGGAAGACGCAAACCAAATTCTTGATTGGTATGAACCAGTTCGAGTGCAGGGGATAGAAACAGACGTAATTGTTGAAAATAACTTGGATTAA
- the rsbW gene encoding anti-sigma B factor RsbW, with translation MQPYDYVEIRVPAKAQYIGIARLTISGLASRLGFNYDEIEDLKIATSEAVTNAVQHAYQDKDGEVVVGCALFEDKIEIMIADHGESFNYEETKKDIGPYNELEEVEFLREGGLGLYLMETLMDEVKVHHEEGVTVFMTKYLGEEQVDKDVETVTS, from the coding sequence ATGCAACCCTATGACTATGTCGAAATAAGAGTGCCTGCTAAAGCGCAATATATCGGGATTGCCCGACTGACAATATCTGGCCTCGCGAGCCGACTTGGATTTAACTACGACGAAATTGAAGACTTGAAAATCGCAACAAGTGAAGCTGTGACAAATGCAGTCCAACATGCGTATCAAGATAAGGATGGTGAAGTCGTAGTAGGATGTGCTTTATTTGAAGATAAAATTGAAATTATGATAGCTGATCACGGTGAAAGCTTTAATTATGAAGAAACGAAAAAAGATATTGGCCCATACAACGAACTGGAAGAAGTCGAATTCCTTCGAGAGGGTGGATTAGGTCTTTATTTAATGGAAACATTGATGGATGAAGTAAAAGTACACCACGAGGAGGGCGTGACAGTCTTTATGACAAAATATCTCGGTGAAGAGCAGGTGGATAAGGATGTCGAAACAGTCACCTCCTAG
- the sigB gene encoding RNA polymerase sigma factor SigB codes for MSKQSPPRSDTKDEVLQWIRVCQETNDEEAQTNLVLHYERLVQSLAHKYSNGKSYHEDLVQVGMLGLLGAIRRYDPDFGRSFEAFAVPTIIGEIKRFMRDKTWAIHVPRRIKELGPKIRATVEKLTTELQRSPQIHEIAEYLDIDEDDVLEAMEMGRSYQALSMDHTLDADSEGGTVTLFDLIGSTDDGYEATDQRMLVLDALVVLSEREKQIVQYTYIEQLSQKEAGERLGISQMHVSRLQRKAIKKLQEAISSATSDGVS; via the coding sequence ATGTCGAAACAGTCACCTCCTAGATCAGATACTAAAGATGAGGTTCTACAATGGATAAGGGTGTGCCAAGAAACAAATGATGAAGAAGCACAGACGAATTTAGTACTTCATTATGAAAGATTAGTGCAATCACTCGCTCACAAATATTCAAATGGTAAATCCTATCATGAAGATTTAGTGCAGGTTGGGATGCTAGGTTTACTAGGTGCCATTAGACGATATGATCCTGATTTTGGACGAAGCTTTGAAGCCTTTGCTGTTCCGACGATTATTGGTGAAATAAAAAGATTTATGCGCGATAAGACTTGGGCGATTCATGTCCCAAGACGCATTAAAGAACTAGGACCGAAAATTAGAGCGACAGTCGAAAAGTTGACGACTGAATTACAACGCTCCCCGCAAATTCATGAGATTGCCGAGTATCTTGATATAGACGAAGACGATGTCTTGGAAGCGATGGAAATGGGAAGAAGTTACCAAGCCTTATCAATGGATCATACTTTGGATGCGGATTCAGAAGGTGGAACGGTGACATTATTCGACCTGATCGGGTCTACTGATGACGGATATGAGGCGACCGATCAACGGATGCTTGTTTTGGATGCCCTCGTCGTACTATCAGAACGAGAAAAACAAATTGTTCAATATACATATATTGAACAATTAAGCCAAAAGGAAGCAGGCGAACGACTAGGCATATCACAAATGCATGTTTCCAGATTACAAAGAAAAGCGATTAAGAAATTACAAGAAGCTATATCATCGGCTACTTCTGATGGGGTGTCTTAG
- the alr gene encoding alanine racemase, translated as MPDRMLFRPTKAIINLDAIKDNVKALNDYLGNETSIIAVVKADGYGHGDVETAQATIEAGAKMVSVATPEEAVRLREFGISEDILVMGPTPASFAKTAVDLNITVAVAGVEWLEKACLSIKFDHALKVHIKIDSGMGRYGVRDVESLNAIINFAEESSQVIVDGVFTHYSCADMDQCETTDEQYANFMNFVALFPKKPRLVHASNSAATLLYPDYKLDAIRFGIGLYGIAPSEYVGKKLPFALKRALSLETELAHVKRLEKGASVSYGATYQSLDDEWIGTLPIGYADGLRRGLRGQEVLIGGKRVPIVGTICMDQCMVKLSEEMLVGEKVVLLGKQGNEEINMEEWAERLDTIPYEIAVSLSKRIPRVYN; from the coding sequence ATGCCGGATAGGATGTTATTTCGCCCCACGAAAGCAATAATCAACTTAGACGCAATCAAGGATAATGTAAAGGCTTTAAATGACTATTTAGGTAATGAGACGTCCATTATTGCGGTTGTTAAAGCGGATGGATATGGCCATGGCGATGTTGAAACTGCACAAGCTACAATTGAAGCTGGAGCGAAAATGGTTTCAGTTGCAACGCCGGAAGAGGCAGTGCGGCTTCGTGAATTCGGGATAAGCGAAGATATTCTCGTCATGGGCCCAACCCCCGCTAGCTTTGCAAAAACAGCAGTCGATTTAAATATTACGGTCGCTGTTGCAGGCGTAGAGTGGTTGGAGAAAGCTTGTTTATCAATAAAGTTTGACCATGCTTTAAAAGTGCATATTAAAATTGATTCAGGCATGGGGCGCTATGGCGTTCGCGACGTTGAGTCCTTAAATGCAATTATTAATTTTGCAGAAGAGTCTTCTCAAGTGATAGTGGATGGTGTTTTTACACATTATTCATGCGCGGATATGGATCAGTGTGAGACGACGGATGAACAATATGCTAACTTTATGAACTTTGTCGCGTTGTTCCCGAAAAAACCTCGTCTGGTTCATGCATCAAATAGTGCTGCTACTTTGCTCTATCCTGACTATAAGCTTGATGCAATTCGCTTTGGAATTGGTTTATACGGGATTGCACCATCTGAATATGTGGGGAAAAAGTTACCCTTTGCACTTAAACGAGCGTTATCGCTGGAAACTGAATTAGCTCATGTGAAACGATTGGAGAAAGGCGCTTCAGTAAGTTACGGTGCAACTTATCAATCATTGGATGATGAATGGATCGGTACATTGCCGATTGGATATGCGGATGGATTACGGCGAGGACTCCGCGGCCAAGAAGTATTGATTGGCGGCAAGCGAGTACCAATCGTCGGAACGATTTGCATGGATCAATGTATGGTGAAGCTTTCGGAAGAAATGCTGGTTGGTGAAAAAGTTGTTTTACTTGGTAAGCAAGGAAATGAGGAAATCAACATGGAAGAGTGGGCGGAACGATTAGACACTATTCCATATGAAATAGCGGTTTCCTTATCCAAAAGAATTCCAAGAGTATATAACTAA
- a CDS encoding outer membrane lipoprotein carrier protein LolA produces the protein MRSRIFSLLVVVIAIVLTACGTPSKDNVTKKLSDKWNDSKGYELQATMEIKTGAEPRLYDVDVWHTKPDFYRVNVSQSGKDESQMIVRNEDGVFVVTPSLGKTYKFQSDWPAQNSQAYLIGALSEDITADKNATMTEEDDAFVFETVTRNNHRKVLPTQKIYINKKTWLPIYVSVLDENKEEQIRITFNKITLGTARDAKEYAVELNNEESKPAEDEADDDEAAKEEGFETYYPTVNWQGVTLEIEEAIKTENGTRSFMTFGGEKEFTIVQERVQRPDHKLPVSIEGDPVDLGFTVAAITDKSIRWENDGISFFVASETLTKDEMIEVALSMSADEMK, from the coding sequence ATGCGTAGCCGAATATTTTCCTTGTTAGTTGTTGTGATCGCAATTGTCCTCACAGCATGTGGGACACCGTCGAAAGACAATGTAACGAAGAAGCTCAGTGACAAATGGAATGACTCGAAAGGGTATGAGTTGCAAGCGACGATGGAAATTAAGACTGGAGCAGAACCAAGGTTGTATGATGTGGACGTCTGGCATACAAAACCCGATTTTTATCGCGTGAATGTATCGCAAAGCGGTAAAGATGAATCCCAGATGATTGTCCGTAATGAAGATGGTGTTTTTGTTGTAACTCCATCATTGGGCAAAACGTACAAGTTTCAAAGTGATTGGCCAGCGCAAAACAGTCAAGCATACTTAATTGGCGCTTTATCAGAAGACATCACTGCTGATAAAAATGCGACGATGACTGAAGAGGACGATGCATTCGTCTTTGAAACAGTAACGAGAAATAATCACAGGAAAGTCTTGCCTACTCAAAAAATCTATATTAACAAAAAAACGTGGTTGCCGATTTATGTTTCTGTTTTAGATGAAAACAAAGAAGAGCAAATACGTATTACGTTTAACAAAATCACGCTGGGTACAGCAAGAGATGCAAAAGAGTATGCAGTTGAATTAAACAACGAAGAATCTAAACCAGCAGAGGACGAAGCGGATGACGATGAGGCTGCCAAGGAGGAAGGGTTTGAAACGTATTATCCTACCGTTAATTGGCAAGGGGTCACGCTTGAAATTGAAGAAGCGATAAAGACTGAGAATGGGACTCGTTCATTTATGACATTTGGCGGTGAAAAAGAATTTACGATTGTTCAAGAGCGTGTACAACGACCTGATCATAAGTTGCCTGTTTCGATAGAAGGGGATCCTGTGGATTTAGGTTTCACTGTAGCGGCTATTACAGATAAGTCGATACGTTGGGAAAATGATGGTATTTCATTTTTCGTCGCATCCGAGACGTTAACGAAAGACGAAATGATTGAGGTAGCCTTGTCAATGTCGGCTGATGAGATGAAATAA
- the acpS gene encoding holo-ACP synthase → MISGIGLDIVELDRIAKLEEKSGKFAARVLTHSETAIYRSLSGHRRTEFLAGRFAGKEAFSKARGTGIGADCNFTDIEIIPEPSGKPRLYFKGSTVSGFISITHTKKIAAAQVILEA, encoded by the coding sequence ATGATTTCAGGAATCGGTTTAGACATTGTTGAACTAGACCGAATTGCAAAGCTCGAAGAAAAATCCGGAAAGTTTGCAGCTAGAGTTTTGACGCATTCAGAAACTGCAATTTATCGGTCATTAAGCGGTCACCGTCGAACTGAATTTTTAGCGGGACGATTTGCAGGGAAAGAAGCATTTTCAAAAGCGCGTGGAACCGGAATTGGTGCAGATTGTAACTTTACTGATATTGAAATAATCCCAGAACCTAGCGGTAAACCACGCCTTTATTTCAAAGGTTCAACCGTTTCTGGTTTTATATCCATCACGCATACAAAGAAAATTGCTGCCGCTCAAGTAATCCTAGAAGCATAA
- a CDS encoding STAS domain-containing protein, translating to MNMRIPILKLGDILIVSIQWELDDQNAIQFQEDLLDKLHSKNARGVLIDLTPIDFIDSFIAKVLGDVINMSSLMGAKVVITGIQPAVAITLIELGIRLENVLTALDLENGLDKLQIELEA from the coding sequence ATGAATATGCGAATACCGATTTTAAAACTAGGTGATATTTTAATTGTTTCCATTCAATGGGAACTGGATGATCAGAATGCAATTCAATTTCAGGAAGACCTTTTGGACAAATTGCACTCGAAAAATGCACGTGGTGTTTTAATAGATTTAACTCCAATTGATTTTATTGATTCGTTCATCGCAAAAGTACTTGGCGATGTGATTAATATGTCTAGTCTGATGGGGGCAAAAGTAGTAATTACCGGAATCCAACCAGCTGTTGCAATAACACTGATAGAGCTTGGGATACGTTTGGAAAACGTCCTGACAGCACTAGACTTGGAAAACGGACTGGATAAACTTCAGATAGAATTGGAGGCCTGA
- a CDS encoding type II toxin-antitoxin system PemK/MazF family toxin, with product MAIKRGDVFFADLSPVVGSEQGGTRPVLVIQNDIGNRFSPTVIIAAITAQIQKAKLPTHVEIDAERYHFERDSVILLEQVRTIDKSRLTDRITHLDEFLMEQVDEALEVSFGLVKF from the coding sequence TTGGCAATAAAACGTGGAGACGTCTTTTTTGCAGATCTGTCGCCAGTCGTGGGTTCAGAACAGGGTGGAACAAGACCTGTACTTGTAATCCAAAATGATATTGGAAACCGATTTAGTCCGACAGTTATCATTGCGGCTATTACAGCGCAAATCCAAAAAGCAAAATTGCCAACACATGTTGAAATTGATGCGGAACGCTATCATTTCGAGCGGGATTCGGTGATCCTGCTCGAACAAGTCCGTACAATCGACAAGTCGAGGCTAACCGATAGAATCACACATCTAGATGAATTTTTGATGGAACAGGTCGATGAAGCGCTAGAAGTGAGCTTCGGCCTCGTCAAATTTTAA
- a CDS encoding PP2C family serine/threonine-protein phosphatase codes for METVVNDHVELNIYQRAKSGNRESGDAYFVHSDDDYFICAIADGLGSGPIARQSAEVIPNVIKDHHDESLDELLSRCNEYMIQKRGAAVAIVKIDYKSQVIQYSCVGNVRFYMLQDGEKMIYPLPVMGYLSGKPQKLNTQEYDYHIGDVFFLHSDGIQLPSPKALLKNTSCLTQLSRNVIETINHDDDATFIAGSLLH; via the coding sequence GTGGAGACAGTTGTCAATGACCATGTTGAACTGAATATATATCAAAGGGCCAAGTCAGGAAATAGAGAATCCGGCGATGCATACTTTGTACATTCGGATGACGATTACTTCATTTGTGCAATTGCGGACGGGCTTGGTAGCGGACCAATTGCACGTCAATCGGCAGAGGTAATTCCAAATGTCATTAAAGATCATCATGATGAATCACTTGATGAATTGCTTAGCAGATGTAATGAATATATGATTCAAAAACGCGGTGCTGCAGTTGCAATCGTGAAAATAGATTATAAAAGCCAGGTTATTCAATATAGTTGCGTAGGCAACGTTAGATTTTATATGCTGCAGGACGGAGAGAAAATGATTTATCCACTTCCGGTAATGGGGTATTTGTCAGGGAAACCACAGAAGTTGAATACACAGGAATATGATTATCATATAGGGGACGTCTTTTTTCTCCATTCTGATGGCATTCAATTACCAAGTCCAAAGGCATTGTTGAAGAATACGAGTTGCCTGACTCAACTTAGTCGAAACGTTATAGAAACAATAAATCATGATGACGATGCAACATTCATAGCGGGAAGTCTGCTTCATTAA
- a CDS encoding transcriptional regulator — MLEVLTLRAKKSMREVIVKIPKRMLNENEHTVVHQEPERGGFVYISTKRYESDYEPDTIREAMIKGYVEMSQINLKIATECLHVEFEAQHTMERLVSGG; from the coding sequence TTGTTGGAGGTGCTGACATTGCGTGCAAAAAAGAGCATGAGAGAAGTCATTGTAAAGATTCCGAAACGAATGTTGAATGAAAATGAACATACGGTCGTCCATCAGGAGCCGGAGCGTGGTGGTTTTGTTTATATTTCGACAAAAAGATATGAATCTGATTACGAACCGGATACGATTCGCGAAGCGATGATAAAGGGTTATGTCGAAATGTCGCAAATCAACTTAAAAATTGCCACAGAATGCTTGCATGTTGAGTTTGAAGCACAGCATACGATGGAACGTCTCGTTAGCGGAGGATGA
- a CDS encoding anti-sigma factor antagonist (This anti-anti-sigma factor, or anti-sigma factor antagonist, belongs to a family that includes characterized members SpoIIAA, RsbV, RsfA, and RsfB.) encodes MNLKVEMSKEDHVQHFHITGEIDAFTAPLLKEKLATVQDIPGLQAELNLIDVTYIDSTGLGVFVGFYKRLKANDGYVKITGVSDRIKRLFEITGLDEVIDIEKGVGESLDATL; translated from the coding sequence ATGAACTTAAAAGTAGAAATGTCTAAGGAAGATCACGTTCAACATTTTCATATTACAGGTGAAATCGATGCATTTACGGCTCCGTTATTAAAGGAGAAACTAGCAACAGTGCAAGACATACCAGGCTTGCAAGCTGAATTAAATCTAATAGACGTGACATATATAGATAGTACTGGACTAGGTGTTTTCGTAGGATTTTATAAAAGATTAAAAGCGAACGATGGATATGTGAAAATTACCGGCGTAAGTGATCGGATTAAACGGTTATTTGAAATTACGGGTCTCGATGAAGTTATTGATATCGAGAAGGGAGTAGGTGAAAGTCTCGATGCAACCCTATGA